The DNA sequence AGTAATTCATTACGCCCACCACTTTGACATTCTTAAAAAGTGGTACATGGCTGAAATCACTTCCGCCGGCGCACACTAACGCCCTCTCCCCCAACTGATCACATGCCGCGCTGATCATGGCAAGTGTCTCGGCGGCAGACTCGACGGGCATGCTGCCGAAGCCGAAACAAATCGGCGGTTCTCCCCCGGCAATCCACGAGGCCACCTCGTCATCGGAATCTGTTGGTAGATCAAGCGTCAGTGCACCCACGAAGGGTCGTAGCCCATCGTATTCCGCCCATTCCTCCGCCAATCCGGGCATACAAGCCTCGTCATAGGCCTGGATCTCCAACGAACCACGCTCCGCGATCCGCCAGGGCGAGGGGCCGGTGGCTTTGGGCAGGCCCAGCTCACGACGCTGTGGATCCTCGAGCCTTTTGAACATCGGCCAACCCAGCCACTCCGACAATCGCATGATGGACCGGCCCAGCCGGGCCGGCATTCCCGGAACGAGCTGACCGTTGGCGCGGATCGGAAACACGTGCAGCGTGGCGAATGGAAGCGAGTAGAACTCCGCGACATTGCCGGCTGACTCTTCACCGAGGACACCAGTGAACAGCAGGTCGGCATCCGCCGCTTGCGATCTCAGCGTCGTACTGACGTCCTCCCAGCACTGAACCAAAAATCGCCAATCTTCACGCAGCAGCTCCCGAAGGTCCCGGATCCTCCAGAAGTTCTTCCAGAAGTTCCGCAAGAATCGCGCCCAGAAGTCACGGTTCACGTCCTGCCACACCCGCACGTCGGGTCCGCAGGCGACCGCGGAAAGTCCGGCCGCCTCGGTGAAGTCGACAAGGTCGGGTGGGACGATCATGCGTACGTCATGCCCACGGCGCAACAACTCACGGCCGACGGCGATGCCGGGCTCGACATCACCACGTGTTCCATAGAATGACAGTACGAATTTCATCGCAGAGCCCTTCACTTCCCGTGTTCCTGCGGAATGAAAGCGGGAGCCTCGCCACAGCTCAACCGCCCGGCAGCATATCCCGGTACCCGCGTTATTGACTTTGAATTCAAGAGATTTGGGGATGCATCGAGAACCTTAGACAAAGCGTGCAGATTCGGAGTCACTTGACCCGCAGCACAAAACCGGTCTGGTCACCACGGTTCTGCTGATTGAGCCGTGTGGCCCGCTTCTCCCATTCCCAGATCTGCGTGGGCCGAAACATACGAAGGATTTTGGGGTCGGTCACCGGAACATCACCCCGATAGGCTTCGCTTCCGGTGAACTGACCAAAAGTTGAATCATCAAATGTCTGCGCGACGCGCAGGCCGGCACGCTCTGCGGCCAGAGCCATTCCCCGTCGTGACGGTATGACCATGTGCCGAGGTGCATCGGCCTGCACCCAATCGGCTCCATAGACGGACCACGCCTCGGATGACGTCGTGGGCACCCGGGCCAGGCACATGCCGCCGTCGGTCAACTTTCTGGACGCCACCTCGAGCGTGGCCACCGGATCGGGCATGTGTTCGAGCGAATGATTGAACATGATGAGATCGAATTCGCCTGTCACATCACTCAAATAGCGCTTCAGTAGCGGTATGCGTTCACGCGACTGGCCATCCTCTGCGATGAACGGGTCAGCTCCGACCAAGCTGACGAACCCGACCCTCGCGAGCCGGTCCAGTAACGCACCGCTTCCACATCCAACATCCAAGATCCGCGCATCGCGCCCAATTCCAAGCGCGGCGAGCATCTTGACAGCATCCCCCCCGAGCAGCACACGGAAGATGCCCTCCGGCACGGGAGAAGCCAGAGCCGGCCCAAATATCCTTCCCCCGCTTCGTAGTTTAAATAGGTCTCGCTGTGTGACCAGCCATTGAAAGGCCTTCGGCTGGGCCGAACCGTTGTGCGAGTAGTAGGCCGCGGGGTAATGCCGCATGAGCTCTTCACCCTCAAGCGCGTTGACGATCTGCAACGTGTCGCACGCGGCGCAGCTGAAGTATTCGAACACCTCGCGGGTGCCGAACATCATCTCGCGAACCTCTAGCGTTCGATGGGGGCCAGTCGAGTCGCACAGCCGGCACGCACTGGTAACCGCCGTCATTCAAATCTCCTCCACGAGAGTCTGAGTCCGGAGAACGCGCACCACGTGCCGAGGGCCTGTGACAGGCCGCCACAGAACAACTTTCAAAGGAACCCCAGACCACGAACCTACCGCGTAGTGTCTTCGTACGTGTGGGGATCGGTGCTAGCACTCGTGGTACTGGTCGCCCTGAATCCGATACGCCTGGGCATCACCCTCCTCGTGATCTCTCGGCCGCAGCCCGTGCAAAATCTGCTCGTCTACTGGGCGGGCTGTCTCATCGGTTGCATTCCCGCCGTGGTGGCACCACTGACACTGCTGCATGTCACGCCGATGTTCAGATCATTCGCACAGGGCGTGGCGAGTAGCCCGGCGATTCGCCACGTTCAACTCGGTATGGGTGTGCTCGCGCTATCGGTTGCCGCGCTCATAGCGGTGTGGCCACGTCTGCGCCGGCGTCAGCTGCAGTACGCGGGTGCAGATGTAGTGGCCCCGGAGCTGAATCCGCCAACGCAGAACCCGATCTCACGACTCCTGGGGCGGACCGCGGACACCACGCCCGACGGAGGGTCTCTCGTCCGGCGACTGCTGCGCCGAGCCGGTAGTGCGTGGGAAAACGGATCACTCTGGGTCGCCTTCCTGATCGGCCTGCTACTGGGCGGTATCGAACCGGACGCAGGCCTGTTCCTCATAGCCATTCTGGTGAGCTCAGGTGCCGCGCTCGGGACGCAGATCACCGTTGCAGTCGTCTTCATCCTCGGTGTGCTGGCGATTGTCGAACTGACGCTGATCAGCTATCTGGTCGCGCCCACGAAAACCCAAGCGGTTGTGCAGTTGTTGCATGACTGGGCGTTGACTCATCGGCGGAAGATTCTGATAGCCATGTGCATAGTGGCTGGGATATCACTTCTCATCCACGGGCTGAGCGGCGTCTGAGGGTCCCTCGCCAGGTGCCCACACGAAAACCATTCGGGCACAATGGTTCGCCAAATACCACCTCGGCGTTGCTGGCTTCTTTGCTTCCCCATTCCGCCAAGAAAGCGTGTCTGCCTGGGTAGTGTTCCGGGCCGTGTGGGGTCTACTGCTCGCGATGGCGATCATGTTCGCGGTCAATCCGGTACTACTCGCCATCATCGTCCTGATGATCTCGAGGCCTCAGCCGGTCCAGAATCTCGCGGCATACTGGATGGGCAGCATGATCGTGAGTCTTGCGGGTCTGCTGATACCGCTGATGGTGTTGCACATAGCACCGTCGGTTCGCACCTTCGTGGAAGACATGGCCACGCCGGGCAACAGCATCACCACGCGGGTGGTCAATCTCGGCATGGGCGTTCTGATGCTGTCGATCGCAGCGATGATGACAGCACGCTCGGTCCGTCAGCGGATGCGTGTGCGGGTATCGGTGGGCGACGCCTCTGACCAGACTCGTGATGCACAGACGCCAACCCCCATCACGTCCCCGTTTGGCACCCTCCAGGACGAGGACGCGGAAGGGGGATCGGTGTTCCGACGGCTGCTCCGCCACCTCCAAAAGGCCTGGGAAAACGGGGCGCTGTGGGTCGCCTTCGTGTTCGGCCTGGCCGGCCTACCGCCACCCATGTTGGTGGTCTTCGTACTCACTCCCATCGTGGCCTCGGGTTCCCCAATCGGAACCCAGGTCATCGCCGTCATCCTGTTCGTCTTTGGAATGTTCACGGTGGTTGAGCTCACCCTCGTCAGCTATCTGGTCGCGCCCGCGAAAACCCTTGCGGTACTGCGGCCACTGCACGACTGGGCGTTGGCCCACCGCCGCCAGATGCTGATCACCATATTCTCAGTCGCTGGAATCATTCAGGTAGTCAACGGCGTTGCCTAAAGTGGTGAGGCGACATACGGGATCAGCATGTCAGGCCCATGTCCCACGTCTCCCGTTCGCAGTCGCCATGACCTCGTAGATCAGCTTCATCATCGAGGGGCGGGTGCGCCGGCTCAGCTTGTGGAATCTCTGGTAATCCTCGAGCATCGCCCGGAAGCCACGTTCACTAATCCGATACGACTCTAAGACTCGCTCCAATGCCGACGGATCCCACGGTTCGTCGGCAGCAGCCGCACAGAGCGTTTCATAAACTACGGACATCCAGTCCGTACCGAACGGCTCTGTTACTGGCCCACAATACTTCTGGCGCCGAAGGTCATTTTCGAGGAATTCCTCGATTGCTGCCTCATCGCGGGTGTCCAGATCGACCCCGAGCGCTACCGAGATTCGTTTCATTTCCCGGCGCCAATCCTCGAGGAGGTTGGCATACCCCACGAATACGCGCGGGACATCGCGAGTGTGTGCCTCGGCCAACAGATTGAACTTGAGCCATAGCGCACTCGAGAATTCCGGCGACGCGGCCGCCTGGGCCGCAACTGAGGCGACAACCTCCGTCGGGTGGCGCACCGCCACCACTGTCGCCACATCGTATCCGGCCAGCCGAGTTGCCTCAAACCACATGTCGGACAGTAGATTTATCCTCGGATCCTTGATGATCAGCAGTGGCGCCGGCGGCAACGATGTCAGATATGCGCGGATCTCAGCGATACAGGCAGCCTTCTCACCGGCATCGAACGCGCCCTCTTCTTGGAGACGCAAGGTCGTGTCGAATCTGGAGCTGCCGTTCCGGTGCAGAATTCTCTCGTTGAGGATGATGGCTTTGCGGGGCTCCCAGTAGCCCCGGGGGTTGGCCTGGTTCGCACCCGCGAGCGCGGGTGGCAGAGCGCCGCCGCACAGCGACAGCGCCCGGGTGATCGCCGATGTCCCGGACCGCGCCATACCCATCACAAACAGAGCCACCGGGCGGGGCGGCGCAGGAGTGTCGTGCCGCATCATGAAATCCTCCAGCGGTAGACCGCCCGGTCCTGCCGGGGCATCCGATCAGAACGAATTCGAGGCGTAATTGACTGTCGCACATTGAATCATGCGTCCGCAGCACATGTGACGACATCGAGCGGCTTTCCGCAATGTGGTTACGGCGGTAGTACGGACGGGCGACTCGCGACCACCACCGTGGGCCCCAGCCCCCGGCGGGTCCGGAATTCGACGGCGATGGCCGGATCGGCATGATGGGCCAGCGCGCGCAGCGCCGACGGACTGTAGGCGCGCAGGGAACTGATAAAACCATCGTGCTGCAACGGCGAGATCCTCACGAGTGGCAGCACTACCGCCAACAACGCCATGTGAAGAGCCACCGGCGGCCTGGGCAAGTCGACGATCAAGAACTTCTTCGCCGCGCGCGTCGCCGATGCGAACACCCGAGCAGCAAGATCAGGTGAAAGATGATGCAGCGACAAGGCAAACACCGCGAGATCGTATTGCTCATCCACGGCATCGATTGCGGTGGCGTCCATTTCCCTCACCGTTGCGCGCGGGTGGCTGCCGAGATCACTGGCGGCGGCCGCCGCCACGAACGTGGGATCGATGTCGGTGATCGTCACCTGGACGCTGGGATGCATTTCCAGTAGCTTGCGGGACAACCCTCCAAGGCCTGCACCAAGTTCAAGGATCTTCGGCGAGCGCACACCAGCGACCTCGCGTAGGGCCATGCGGGCGCATTTCTCGTGCACACCGATCCACCGTCTCCGCCCAGCGCGATCAAGCGCGGCCATGACCTTGTGCTTGAGATCGTCGACGTCGTCACGGTCCAGGTATTCCAGGCGGCCGGTCTGCAATCGTCTGTCCAACCAGGAAGCGTCCGGACCACCCCGAGGCATATTCGAGATATCGAAAGCTCTGTTCTCCACGTAGAACATCATGGATCACGACGACGCTGCTCGACATGCCAGTCGCGAAATCAAATGTGCTGCGGGGCATGAAAACTGCAATAATGGTCCAGTTACTCCGCCATACACCGTGACGGAAGATCTGGGTCCGCTCGTCTATCAGATCCGTTGGCAGCCCACGAGACAGATTTCGCCACGCCTTGTCCGCGAAGCGGCTAGGCTCCCGACCTATTCGGTTGATTGAGCGCGGCTGGGCGGCTGGCAGTATGCATGTGCAAACTGGGCCACGCGTATCCCCAAATCCATTGCCGCCCAGAGTACGAAACCGCAGACGCACGGCCGGAAACGAAGGAGTTTGACTGGTGCCTGGGCAGATACGTCGGCTACGAGAGTCCCTGAGCCGACGCCGGGCAGCCAAAGGTGCTGCACGGCCGGATAATCGCCTCGCATTGGCGGACGAGGCATTGCTGGCCGAGCATCACGCCGCCGACATGAACGTGATCATCCAAGTCACGTGGCTGTACGGGCACACTGTCGATCTCGAAGCTCTACGCCGCTTTCATCACAATCTCGGCCAGGGTTTGTTGGGTCGGCGCATCGAGCGTCCAGCACTGCCGATCGCCCGGCATCGTTGGGTGGCGGACCCCGGTTCGTCGGACATCGACGTCGCTCAACACGCCCGTCCGCGCGCCGAGTTCAGCGACTGGGTTGATGAACGTTCACAGTTGCGCATCGACCCTCAGTCGGGACCCGGCTGGCACATCGGCGTCCTTCCCCTTGCGGACGGTACGACCGCGATCAGCCTGGTCCTCTCGCATAATCTCATCGACGGCCTCGGACTAGCCCTCGTCATAGTCGAAGCAGCCCTGGGCAAAACACGCGACCTGGGCTATCCGGCGCCGATGTCTCGCACTCGACTGCGCGCGGTGGGCCAGGATGCACGACAGACAGCGCGGGATGTGCCCCAGGCCGCGCGCGCTCTCGTGGCGGCGGGAAAGCTGGCCCGAAAACAGGCGCGCAAC is a window from the Mycobacteroides salmoniphilum genome containing:
- a CDS encoding glycosyltransferase, with amino-acid sequence MKFVLSFYGTRGDVEPGIAVGRELLRRGHDVRMIVPPDLVDFTEAAGLSAVACGPDVRVWQDVNRDFWARFLRNFWKNFWRIRDLRELLREDWRFLVQCWEDVSTTLRSQAADADLLFTGVLGEESAGNVAEFYSLPFATLHVFPIRANGQLVPGMPARLGRSIMRLSEWLGWPMFKRLEDPQRRELGLPKATGPSPWRIAERGSLEIQAYDEACMPGLAEEWAEYDGLRPFVGALTLDLPTDSDDEVASWIAGGEPPICFGFGSMPVESAAETLAMISAACDQLGERALVCAGGSDFSHVPLFKNVKVVGVMNYSAAFPACRAVVHHGGAGTTAASLRAGVPTLVLSTDLDQTLWGARVKRLKVGTARRFSATTEKTLVADLRTILDAAYVTRAREVAARMTKAADSPVTAADLLEDFVRLKRAG
- a CDS encoding class I SAM-dependent methyltransferase, producing the protein MTAVTSACRLCDSTGPHRTLEVREMMFGTREVFEYFSCAACDTLQIVNALEGEELMRHYPAAYYSHNGSAQPKAFQWLVTQRDLFKLRSGGRIFGPALASPVPEGIFRVLLGGDAVKMLAALGIGRDARILDVGCGSGALLDRLARVGFVSLVGADPFIAEDGQSRERIPLLKRYLSDVTGEFDLIMFNHSLEHMPDPVATLEVASRKLTDGGMCLARVPTTSSEAWSVYGADWVQADAPRHMVIPSRRGMALAAERAGLRVAQTFDDSTFGQFTGSEAYRGDVPVTDPKILRMFRPTQIWEWEKRATRLNQQNRGDQTGFVLRVK
- a CDS encoding GAP family protein codes for the protein MWGSVLALVVLVALNPIRLGITLLVISRPQPVQNLLVYWAGCLIGCIPAVVAPLTLLHVTPMFRSFAQGVASSPAIRHVQLGMGVLALSVAALIAVWPRLRRRQLQYAGADVVAPELNPPTQNPISRLLGRTADTTPDGGSLVRRLLRRAGSAWENGSLWVAFLIGLLLGGIEPDAGLFLIAILVSSGAALGTQITVAVVFILGVLAIVELTLISYLVAPTKTQAVVQLLHDWALTHRRKILIAMCIVAGISLLIHGLSGV
- a CDS encoding GAP family protein, whose protein sequence is MWGLLLAMAIMFAVNPVLLAIIVLMISRPQPVQNLAAYWMGSMIVSLAGLLIPLMVLHIAPSVRTFVEDMATPGNSITTRVVNLGMGVLMLSIAAMMTARSVRQRMRVRVSVGDASDQTRDAQTPTPITSPFGTLQDEDAEGGSVFRRLLRHLQKAWENGALWVAFVFGLAGLPPPMLVVFVLTPIVASGSPIGTQVIAVILFVFGMFTVVELTLVSYLVAPAKTLAVLRPLHDWALAHRRQMLITIFSVAGIIQVVNGVA
- a CDS encoding sulfotransferase family protein; the encoded protein is MMRHDTPAPPRPVALFVMGMARSGTSAITRALSLCGGALPPALAGANQANPRGYWEPRKAIILNERILHRNGSSRFDTTLRLQEEGAFDAGEKAACIAEIRAYLTSLPPAPLLIIKDPRINLLSDMWFEATRLAGYDVATVVAVRHPTEVVASVAAQAAASPEFSSALWLKFNLLAEAHTRDVPRVFVGYANLLEDWRREMKRISVALGVDLDTRDEAAIEEFLENDLRRQKYCGPVTEPFGTDWMSVVYETLCAAAADEPWDPSALERVLESYRISERGFRAMLEDYQRFHKLSRRTRPSMMKLIYEVMATANGRRGTWA
- a CDS encoding methyltransferase domain-containing protein; translation: MFYVENRAFDISNMPRGGPDASWLDRRLQTGRLEYLDRDDVDDLKHKVMAALDRAGRRRWIGVHEKCARMALREVAGVRSPKILELGAGLGGLSRKLLEMHPSVQVTITDIDPTFVAAAAASDLGSHPRATVREMDATAIDAVDEQYDLAVFALSLHHLSPDLAARVFASATRAAKKFLIVDLPRPPVALHMALLAVVLPLVRISPLQHDGFISSLRAYSPSALRALAHHADPAIAVEFRTRRGLGPTVVVASRPSVLPP